In Pajaroellobacter abortibovis, the following are encoded in one genomic region:
- a CDS encoding NAD-dependent epimerase/dehydratase family protein: MVTGATGFIGIHMTKRLIKEGHTVYVLMRPKSKQRRRFNDEVGLIPHVIEANFLDREAVRIAFNRCQPEVCIHLAWCPVAGGHINGIENIQYVDATMHLAECLFEVGCHRLIVTGTCLEYDTTVGYLAENTPLKPNSLYAACKHSLFEMLTQWASIRGVNLTWIRPFYMYGPYESENRLVPHVISSLLRGEFVKLTEGYQMRDYLYIDDVVSAIYTVIAHRIQGPINVGSGEPVTVRQIVDILARSFHGSKLIKYGVKNKSKETEEPLFICANIDKLRNQTNWKSRFGLEEGLKATIEWWQKAAI, from the coding sequence ATGGTTACGGGTGCTACTGGTTTTATAGGTATCCACATGACTAAGAGGCTTATAAAAGAAGGACATACAGTTTATGTGTTAATGCGTCCAAAGAGCAAGCAAAGGCGAAGATTTAATGATGAAGTAGGGTTGATTCCGCATGTGATTGAAGCTAATTTCTTGGATCGAGAGGCCGTACGTATTGCGTTTAATCGGTGTCAGCCAGAGGTATGTATTCATCTTGCGTGGTGTCCTGTTGCTGGAGGTCATATAAACGGGATCGAAAACATCCAGTATGTCGATGCAACAATGCATCTTGCTGAATGTTTATTTGAAGTAGGTTGCCATCGATTGATTGTTACAGGGACGTGCCTTGAATACGATACTACAGTTGGATATTTAGCAGAGAATACGCCTCTTAAGCCAAATTCATTGTATGCTGCATGTAAACATTCTTTGTTTGAGATGTTGACACAGTGGGCATCTATTCGTGGAGTGAATCTAACTTGGATTCGCCCATTTTATATGTATGGCCCATATGAATCAGAAAATCGACTTGTACCCCATGTTATTTCTAGCCTTCTGCGAGGAGAATTTGTTAAATTAACCGAAGGATATCAAATGCGTGATTACCTTTATATAGATGATGTAGTTTCAGCGATTTACACAGTCATCGCCCATCGCATACAAGGACCTATTAATGTTGGTTCGGGAGAACCAGTTACAGTAAGGCAGATAGTTGATATCTTGGCAAGGTCTTTTCATGGATCAAAATTAATTAAATATGGTGTAAAAAATAAAAGCAAAGAAACAGAAGAGCCTCTATTTATTTGTGCTAATATTGATAAATTAAGAAACCAAACAAATTGGAAGTCTCGGTTTGGTTTAGAAGAAGGACTAAAGGCTACCATTGAATGGTGGCAGAAAGCTGCGATATGA
- a CDS encoding (deoxy)nucleoside triphosphate pyrophosphohydrolase, translating into MIVVAAVLIENQRVLFTQRKQKAHLGGMWEFPGGKVGAIEDPRKALKREMSEELGIAIDVGDILDVTFYHYEDIESPLLLLFFEVYRLPHSPEPQALDVVAFRWSPWTELIPSHFPPADSQVLDKVRERLKQEQNQTVSASLTE; encoded by the coding sequence ATGATCGTTGTCGCTGCTGTCTTAATTGAAAATCAACGTGTGTTGTTCACGCAACGAAAACAAAAAGCACACTTAGGTGGAATGTGGGAATTTCCCGGTGGAAAAGTGGGTGCCATCGAAGATCCACGAAAAGCTCTCAAGCGGGAAATGAGCGAAGAATTAGGGATCGCTATCGATGTGGGAGATATCTTAGACGTCACTTTTTATCATTACGAAGACATTGAAAGCCCTCTTCTACTCCTTTTCTTTGAGGTATATCGGCTGCCACATTCACCAGAACCCCAAGCGTTGGATGTTGTCGCATTTCGGTGGAGCCCCTGGACTGAGCTGATCCCAAGCCATTTCCCTCCCGCAGACAGTCAAGTTCTCGACAAGGTTCGAGAAAGGCTAAAGCAAGAACAAAACCAAACTGTTTCTGCAAGCTTGACAGAATAG
- a CDS encoding class I SAM-dependent methyltransferase, whose amino-acid sequence MSNLSRKYACRICGDELLEDVLSFGRMPLANLLLTYEELDKPELTYPLDLVRCPSCSLVQITETVAPEVLFREYLYFSSFSDTMLRHASELVERIIHMKSLSHGNLVVEIASNDGYLLQHYKKSQIPVLGIEPATNVARLAREKLGIPTITEFFDTSLAADLAAKGQKADVIHMHNVLAHVSNLHSVVEGVRLLLKEDGLCVIEVPYLKKLIEQCEFDTIYHEHLCYFSLTSLVYLMKCHELSIVDVEQIPIHGGSLRLFVKHDVEVSIQASVQALLDEEIRWGLLKKEIYSGFSDRALKLKIEFRNLIQDLKRRGKRIAAYGAAAKGSTLLNYFEIGKEWIDFVVDRNVYKQNRFMPGVRIPIFSLAKIEELMPEYIVLLVWNFSEEVLQQQASYRRRGGHFIFPIPEIKIV is encoded by the coding sequence ATGAGCAATCTTAGTCGAAAATACGCTTGTCGTATCTGTGGGGATGAACTGCTTGAGGATGTTCTATCGTTTGGGAGAATGCCGCTAGCGAACTTGTTGCTTACTTATGAAGAGTTAGATAAGCCAGAATTAACATATCCATTGGACCTTGTGCGATGTCCATCTTGTTCTCTAGTTCAAATTACAGAGACGGTAGCTCCTGAAGTGCTTTTTCGTGAATATCTGTACTTTTCATCATTTTCAGATACGATGCTTCGCCACGCATCTGAATTGGTAGAACGCATAATTCACATGAAATCCTTAAGTCACGGTAACCTTGTGGTGGAGATAGCGAGCAACGATGGATACTTGCTTCAGCACTACAAGAAAAGTCAGATCCCTGTACTAGGTATCGAGCCAGCCACGAATGTGGCTAGATTAGCGCGTGAGAAACTGGGAATACCCACGATAACGGAATTTTTTGACACATCGTTAGCTGCCGATCTAGCTGCAAAGGGCCAGAAGGCAGATGTTATCCATATGCATAATGTTTTGGCTCATGTGTCTAACTTGCACAGTGTTGTAGAAGGGGTTCGGCTTTTACTTAAAGAAGACGGCTTGTGTGTTATTGAAGTCCCTTATTTAAAGAAACTAATAGAACAATGTGAATTTGATACGATCTACCACGAGCATCTTTGTTATTTTTCATTGACATCGCTTGTTTATCTTATGAAGTGCCACGAGCTATCGATCGTTGATGTAGAACAAATTCCAATTCACGGTGGCTCATTGCGTTTGTTTGTGAAACATGATGTGGAAGTTTCTATACAAGCGTCCGTTCAGGCTTTGCTGGATGAAGAAATAAGGTGGGGTTTGCTAAAAAAAGAAATTTATTCTGGATTTTCGGATCGCGCGTTGAAATTAAAAATAGAATTTCGAAATTTAATTCAAGACTTAAAGCGAAGGGGTAAGCGGATTGCTGCGTATGGAGCTGCGGCTAAGGGCAGTACTCTATTGAATTATTTTGAAATTGGGAAAGAGTGGATTGATTTTGTTGTTGATCGAAATGTATATAAACAAAATCGCTTTATGCCTGGAGTGCGTATACCGATATTCTCTCTTGCAAAAATTGAAGAACTAATGCCAGAATATATCGTTTTACTTGTGTGGAATTTTTCTGAAGAAGTGCTCCAGCAGCAGGCTTCCTATAGAAGAAGAGGAGGTCATTTTATTTTTCCTATTCCAGAAATCAAGATTGTATAA
- a CDS encoding DNA gyrase inhibitor YacG: MNERFSARCIVCGCLKTKLVGKESHRPLGPFCSERCRQVDLGRWLGEEYRIVDTSERNRIESDFSESALSVGESDGTA; encoded by the coding sequence ATGAATGAACGGTTTTCTGCAAGGTGTATCGTATGTGGATGCTTGAAAACAAAGTTGGTTGGAAAAGAGTCGCATCGTCCTTTAGGACCTTTTTGTTCTGAGCGATGCCGTCAGGTTGATTTAGGCCGTTGGTTGGGAGAGGAGTACCGAATTGTGGATACAAGCGAAAGGAATAGGATTGAGTCTGATTTTTCAGAGAGTGCGCTATCTGTTGGTGAGAGTGACGGCACTGCCTAA
- a CDS encoding lysophospholipid acyltransferase family protein encodes MVFKSSFSSLSRIERFHIQLVRQTLKIGPLDTTLRFAQRTLGARWINWATCHLRHVHGLERLPALNSSQSFLCVSNHRSFFDLYVITSLLVRHGLRHRLLFPVRSTFFYDHPLGLVINGTMSFFAMYPPFFRDKKRALLNHQNLTELTSLLRRGNTFVGIHPEGTRNTGEDPYTLLPAQNGTGRLIYEARVPVLPVFINGLTNHFIKQIYSNWRHQGEHVIIVFGEPIALSSLLDLPPSFSLYKQITNKTLIAIHQLGQEEKKLRSFITKTQK; translated from the coding sequence ATGGTGTTCAAGTCCTCCTTTTCATCGCTCAGTCGGATAGAACGTTTCCACATTCAGCTCGTTCGTCAAACGTTAAAGATAGGCCCTCTCGACACAACTCTACGTTTTGCCCAACGAACACTAGGAGCAAGATGGATTAACTGGGCAACATGCCACCTGCGACACGTCCACGGCCTTGAACGACTTCCAGCCTTAAATTCCTCTCAGAGTTTTCTATGTGTAAGCAATCACCGAAGTTTCTTCGACTTGTATGTCATTACTTCACTGCTTGTACGTCATGGACTCCGTCATCGCCTCCTTTTTCCAGTCCGTTCTACTTTTTTTTACGATCACCCCCTAGGTCTAGTAATCAATGGAACAATGAGCTTTTTTGCGATGTATCCCCCTTTTTTCAGAGACAAAAAAAGAGCTCTACTTAACCATCAGAATCTTACTGAGCTCACTTCTCTTCTCAGACGTGGGAATACATTCGTTGGTATCCATCCAGAAGGTACACGCAACACAGGAGAAGACCCTTATACTCTACTGCCTGCTCAGAATGGCACAGGCAGGCTTATTTACGAAGCCAGAGTCCCTGTTCTTCCTGTATTCATCAATGGTCTTACTAACCATTTTATAAAACAAATATACTCAAATTGGAGACATCAAGGAGAACATGTTATTATTGTCTTTGGAGAGCCAATAGCATTAAGCTCGCTGCTTGATCTACCACCCTCCTTTTCTCTCTATAAACAAATTACAAACAAAACACTAATAGCAATCCATCAACTCGGTCAGGAAGAAAAGAAACTTCGCTCATTTATTACTAAAACACAAAAATAA
- a CDS encoding glycosyltransferase family 2 protein — translation MVAESCDMSISFYKECNGEEEQPLVTICVPTIGRLAYLPETIKSIQEQTYQNYEVLILDNASLMDAVKLFENYVDVDKRVRIVRSEIRLPMFANFNKGLKEARGKYISYFHDDDIYLPLYLESLVRFLENNSSVGLVNSNFEWIKKDGEIIRSCRPKTCILSGRRFIGETILTGTDVFSTPGYLYRRAALMEVEGFDESIPPEGGDRIILMRIAENWNVGFVSDLLWKYRGHSMQTSQLITKVSAIVSYDKLCDQYLKGLKKRWPAERKFVQKLCWIWMVNRLIRILYAWSISETLDEMEICLKQLQNVGVPNLILNRLRGEAWLYIRDSFLLSYAFLILKKIVRSYWVDTLLKKNLLKEKHR, via the coding sequence ATGGTGGCAGAAAGCTGCGATATGAGTATATCCTTTTACAAGGAGTGTAATGGTGAAGAGGAGCAGCCTTTAGTTACAATATGTGTTCCCACAATTGGTCGGCTTGCATACTTGCCTGAAACAATTAAATCAATCCAAGAGCAAACATATCAAAACTATGAAGTGCTTATACTCGACAATGCGAGTCTGATGGATGCTGTTAAATTATTTGAGAATTATGTTGATGTAGATAAACGTGTCCGCATTGTTAGATCAGAAATTAGATTGCCTATGTTTGCTAATTTTAATAAAGGATTAAAAGAAGCAAGAGGAAAATATATTTCTTATTTTCATGATGATGACATTTATTTACCACTTTATCTTGAATCTTTAGTCCGTTTTCTTGAAAATAATTCAAGTGTTGGTTTAGTTAATAGCAATTTTGAGTGGATCAAGAAAGATGGAGAAATTATACGCTCATGTCGTCCAAAAACATGTATTTTGTCTGGTCGGCGTTTCATTGGGGAGACGATCCTGACAGGGACAGATGTGTTTAGTACCCCTGGGTATCTCTATCGACGTGCAGCGTTAATGGAAGTGGAAGGATTCGATGAAAGCATTCCACCTGAGGGGGGTGACCGAATCATATTGATGAGGATAGCTGAAAATTGGAATGTAGGCTTTGTTTCGGATTTACTTTGGAAGTATCGAGGGCATTCGATGCAAACCTCACAACTTATAACAAAAGTGTCAGCTATAGTGTCGTATGATAAATTATGTGATCAATATCTTAAAGGTCTTAAAAAGCGGTGGCCGGCTGAACGTAAATTCGTTCAAAAGTTGTGTTGGATCTGGATGGTGAATCGATTAATAAGAATTCTTTATGCATGGAGTATATCGGAGACGCTAGATGAGATGGAAATTTGTCTTAAGCAGTTGCAAAATGTTGGGGTGCCAAATCTAATCCTGAATAGGTTGCGTGGAGAGGCTTGGCTTTATATTCGAGATTCTTTTCTTTTGTCATATGCATTTTTGATTTTAAAGAAAATAGTTAGAAGTTACTGGGTGGATACGCTCTTAAAGAAAAATTTGTTAAAAGAAAAGCATAGATAG
- the rfbF gene encoding glucose-1-phosphate cytidylyltransferase encodes MQKVVILAGGLGTRLAEETQTKPKPMVEVGERPLLWHIMKYFSHYGFNEFFVALGYKGEIIKRFFAEYHWLSSDYIKIDLTAKVVQPYAEVCEKWRVHLIDTGIAAMTGGRLKRLLPWIKERTFLLTYGDAVSNVNLNQLLKFHRSHGKLATVTAVRPPSRFGGLTIDDGKVVNFTEKPQIGEGWINGGFMVLEPDVVKYLDSDSAILEIDCLERLAAEGQLMAYCHHDFWQCVDTLRDLKILQKMWNAGSPSWKVWE; translated from the coding sequence ATGCAAAAAGTTGTTATTCTTGCTGGGGGATTAGGTACACGGCTTGCTGAAGAAACACAAACCAAACCAAAGCCAATGGTAGAAGTTGGTGAACGTCCACTTTTGTGGCATATCATGAAATATTTTTCTCATTATGGTTTCAATGAATTTTTTGTTGCTCTTGGTTACAAAGGGGAGATTATTAAGAGGTTTTTTGCTGAATACCATTGGCTTTCAAGTGATTATATTAAGATTGATTTGACTGCAAAAGTAGTGCAGCCATATGCTGAGGTATGTGAAAAATGGCGTGTTCACTTAATTGATACGGGAATTGCTGCCATGACAGGGGGTCGACTTAAAAGGCTCCTACCATGGATAAAAGAGAGGACTTTCTTGCTAACGTATGGTGATGCTGTCAGTAATGTTAACTTGAATCAACTACTTAAGTTCCACCGTTCACATGGAAAACTTGCAACTGTAACGGCAGTACGACCTCCATCTCGATTTGGTGGACTTACAATCGATGATGGAAAAGTAGTTAATTTTACAGAAAAACCACAAATTGGTGAGGGATGGATTAATGGGGGGTTTATGGTGTTGGAGCCTGATGTCGTCAAGTATTTAGATAGCGACTCTGCAATTCTTGAAATTGATTGTTTAGAGCGTCTTGCAGCTGAAGGGCAGCTAATGGCTTATTGTCATCATGATTTTTGGCAATGTGTAGATACATTACGTGATCTGAAGATACTTCAAAAAATGTGGAATGCAGGCTCTCCATCATGGAAAGTCTGGGAGTAG
- a CDS encoding NAD-dependent epimerase/dehydratase family protein encodes MVQVGFWRDRPTFVTGGTGLVGSWLIRRLLDLGAGVICLIRDWIPEAELVRSQAIQHVKVVRGDVRDQNLLERLLGEYEIDTVFHLAAQTVVPVANRNPISTFESNIAGTWSLLEACRRSPQVQQIIVASSDKAYGEGHTLPYTEDMPLRGSHPYDVSKSCADLIVQSYTQTYQLPVVITRCGNFYGGGDLNWNRIVPGTIRSILRSQAPIIRSNGTCVRDYLYVEDGAAAYVLLAEKLAARRELVGHAFNFSNDVKITVLELVEKISKLMNSNLVPYIQNTASHEIQHQYLSSAKARRELQWNPLFTLGQGLERTIAWYADFLGNRA; translated from the coding sequence ATGGTTCAAGTTGGTTTCTGGAGGGATCGGCCTACGTTCGTCACCGGAGGGACGGGGTTAGTTGGCTCTTGGTTAATTCGTCGACTTCTTGATCTGGGTGCTGGTGTGATCTGCTTAATTCGGGATTGGATCCCTGAGGCGGAGCTTGTTCGCAGTCAGGCGATTCAACATGTAAAAGTTGTGCGAGGTGACGTGCGCGATCAGAACTTACTTGAGCGTCTATTGGGGGAATATGAAATTGATACGGTATTTCATTTGGCAGCTCAGACAGTTGTGCCTGTTGCCAACCGAAATCCTATCTCTACATTTGAGAGCAACATAGCTGGAACTTGGTCTTTGCTTGAGGCGTGTCGGCGTAGCCCTCAAGTGCAGCAGATCATTGTTGCGTCTTCAGATAAAGCCTATGGCGAAGGACATACACTTCCATACACAGAAGATATGCCATTGCGTGGCTCTCATCCGTACGATGTTAGTAAGTCGTGTGCTGATCTAATCGTACAATCTTACACCCAAACGTATCAACTGCCTGTAGTGATCACACGATGTGGTAATTTCTATGGGGGTGGAGATTTAAATTGGAATCGAATTGTCCCAGGCACGATCAGGTCTATTCTTCGATCGCAGGCACCGATCATTCGCTCGAATGGAACATGTGTTCGAGATTACCTTTATGTAGAAGATGGAGCTGCTGCGTATGTTCTTCTGGCAGAAAAACTGGCAGCTCGTAGGGAACTCGTAGGCCATGCTTTTAATTTTTCAAACGATGTAAAAATCACTGTTTTGGAGCTTGTGGAGAAGATCTCAAAACTAATGAATTCAAATTTGGTGCCTTATATTCAAAATACAGCAAGCCATGAGATACAACATCAGTATCTTAGTTCAGCAAAAGCAAGGCGAGAGCTTCAGTGGAACCCTCTATTCACCCTAGGGCAAGGGCTTGAGCGGACTATTGCCTGGTATGCTGATTTCTTAGGGAATAGAGCATGA
- the rpsT gene encoding 30S ribosomal protein S20 codes for MASHPSAEKRNRQRIKRTLHRRGIHSAVRTFVKRVRVALRGVDTAVAQVALKEAISKLGKAASKGIIHEKAASRTVARLSRQVSQLIRAAGNSS; via the coding sequence GTGGCTAGTCATCCATCTGCTGAAAAAAGAAATCGACAACGAATTAAGCGTACCTTGCATCGTCGTGGAATTCACAGTGCTGTGCGTACATTTGTTAAACGAGTCCGTGTTGCGTTGCGCGGGGTAGATACTGCAGTTGCCCAGGTTGCGCTTAAAGAAGCAATCTCTAAACTTGGTAAAGCAGCAAGTAAGGGGATTATTCACGAAAAAGCTGCATCTCGAACGGTCGCCAGGCTCTCTCGACAAGTTTCTCAGTTAATAAGAGCAGCGGGGAATTCCTCGTAG
- the rplS gene encoding 50S ribosomal protein L19 has protein sequence MHTSPILAEFEKSQLRSDLVDFRVGDTIRVHYKIIEGDKERIQVFQGIVIKRHRAGARSTFTVRKVSFGVGVERVFIFHSPRIEKIEVLANGIVRRARLFYLRDREGKAARIRSQKETKGRSVPGA, from the coding sequence ATGCATACTTCACCTATACTCGCCGAGTTTGAAAAATCTCAGCTCCGCTCTGATCTGGTTGATTTTCGGGTTGGGGATACTATTCGCGTCCACTACAAAATTATTGAAGGGGATAAAGAACGTATCCAAGTGTTTCAAGGAATCGTGATTAAACGCCACCGAGCAGGAGCTCGCAGTACCTTCACTGTACGCAAAGTGAGCTTCGGAGTAGGAGTCGAGCGTGTTTTCATTTTCCATTCCCCCCGCATCGAAAAAATTGAAGTGTTGGCAAACGGAATTGTGCGACGTGCTCGCCTTTTCTACCTCCGCGATCGCGAAGGAAAGGCAGCCCGAATTCGCTCCCAAAAAGAGACAAAAGGGCGCTCTGTGCCTGGAGCTTAG
- the mgtE gene encoding magnesium transporter — protein sequence MRLGTLLAPDLKQILKEDPEEVRVLLEEIHAEDLADLIAELDPHEAAALLSRMKVEDAASIFTCLEGYEQEGLVPHMQPEFVAHIASEMASDVRADLFRVLPEEIGDQLLRTLECVDPEAAEDVRIIEKWPETSAGHLMTTSYLSASPAAKVEDVVAAIRAHSKEGEEPPFHIYMVDEEHHLQGSASVCAVLLASPEQPFSSVLSAHMMSVPPEMDQEDVARQMARYDLNIMPVVDERGVLLGVITVDDIIDVLTQEQTEDVQKIGGVEPLEVPYFHTTFWQFIRKRAVWLIVLFCEEFFTQTALRYYDPIFEAIKGASYYIPLLISAGGNSGSQSATLVIRGLSVGEIGWKDWWRIFLRETAMGVVLGTILGMLGFVRVLMYKDQHVPFALTIGLSLVGIVATGCTVGSMLPMVLRRLGFDPAMSSTPFIASLVDVLGIIVFAQVANWIMTEVIMGVP from the coding sequence ATGCGACTTGGCACTTTACTGGCTCCTGATTTAAAACAGATTCTTAAAGAAGATCCTGAGGAAGTCCGTGTATTGCTTGAGGAGATTCATGCGGAGGATTTAGCGGATCTGATCGCTGAATTGGATCCCCATGAAGCTGCTGCCCTTTTGTCTCGTATGAAAGTAGAAGATGCGGCTTCTATTTTTACTTGTCTTGAAGGGTATGAGCAGGAAGGCCTTGTTCCGCATATGCAACCTGAATTTGTGGCTCATATCGCGAGTGAGATGGCTTCCGATGTGCGGGCAGATCTGTTTCGTGTGTTGCCAGAGGAGATCGGGGATCAGCTTCTGCGGACGCTAGAGTGTGTAGATCCGGAGGCTGCAGAGGATGTTCGGATCATTGAAAAATGGCCTGAAACAAGTGCAGGTCATTTGATGACGACGAGTTATCTCTCGGCATCACCTGCGGCTAAAGTAGAAGACGTGGTGGCTGCCATTCGAGCGCACAGCAAAGAGGGAGAAGAACCCCCCTTTCACATTTATATGGTGGATGAAGAGCATCATCTTCAGGGGAGCGCTTCAGTCTGCGCGGTCTTGCTCGCTTCGCCTGAACAGCCCTTTTCTTCTGTGCTGAGCGCGCATATGATGAGCGTTCCGCCCGAGATGGATCAGGAAGATGTGGCGCGACAGATGGCGCGTTATGACCTCAATATCATGCCTGTTGTGGATGAGCGGGGTGTTCTCTTAGGCGTGATCACGGTTGACGATATCATCGACGTGCTAACGCAGGAGCAGACAGAAGATGTACAAAAAATAGGGGGTGTTGAGCCACTTGAAGTGCCTTATTTTCACACCACCTTCTGGCAGTTTATTCGTAAACGGGCAGTTTGGCTTATCGTTCTCTTTTGTGAAGAGTTTTTTACACAGACGGCTTTACGTTATTACGACCCTATCTTTGAAGCGATCAAAGGCGCTTCCTACTACATTCCTCTGCTCATCTCAGCAGGTGGAAACTCTGGCTCTCAATCAGCAACGCTGGTTATCCGTGGTCTTTCAGTAGGTGAAATCGGATGGAAAGATTGGTGGCGTATCTTCTTGAGAGAGACGGCAATGGGGGTTGTGCTTGGGACTATCTTGGGTATGCTCGGGTTTGTGCGCGTGTTGATGTACAAAGACCAGCACGTCCCCTTTGCCTTGACAATTGGATTATCTTTGGTGGGAATCGTGGCAACAGGATGTACAGTGGGCTCGATGCTTCCTATGGTCTTGAGGCGCCTTGGATTCGACCCAGCGATGAGCTCAACCCCTTTTATTGCTAGCCTTGTCGATGTATTGGGGATTATCGTATTCGCTCAAGTTGCTAATTGGATCATGACAGAGGTTATTATGGGGGTTCCTTAA
- the purN gene encoding phosphoribosylglycinamide formyltransferase, whose amino-acid sequence MLKLGVLLSGRGTNLQAIVDAIEAGRLNAKICTVISNVAGVHGLERAREAGILHKVIDHRAYPDRQAFEEALLKVLRREQVEYVVLAGFMRILTPFFLEAFSMRIINIHPSLLPAFPGIDAQAAAFRYGVRISGCTVHFVDQSCDGGPIIAQVAVPVLSDDSEETLAARILAAEHQLLPQVLQWIAEGRVRIENAFQSEKQRPRVLISPS is encoded by the coding sequence ATGTTGAAACTAGGCGTATTGCTCTCTGGAAGAGGGACCAATCTCCAGGCAATTGTGGATGCTATTGAGGCGGGCCGACTGAATGCTAAGATCTGTACTGTGATCTCCAATGTAGCTGGTGTCCATGGGCTTGAGCGTGCCAGAGAAGCAGGTATTCTGCATAAAGTTATCGATCATCGGGCTTATCCTGATCGCCAAGCATTTGAAGAAGCACTCCTGAAAGTACTCCGCCGCGAGCAGGTAGAATATGTTGTGCTCGCTGGTTTTATGCGCATCCTCACCCCGTTCTTTTTGGAAGCCTTTTCCATGCGTATTATCAACATCCACCCCTCTCTCTTGCCAGCTTTTCCTGGGATCGATGCACAAGCGGCTGCATTTCGCTATGGGGTTCGGATCAGTGGGTGTACTGTCCATTTCGTCGATCAATCATGCGATGGGGGCCCCATTATTGCTCAGGTTGCCGTTCCTGTTCTTTCGGATGATTCCGAAGAAACCCTTGCTGCGCGGATTCTAGCTGCTGAGCATCAACTCCTTCCTCAAGTGCTTCAGTGGATTGCTGAGGGGCGTGTTCGCATAGAAAATGCTTTCCAGTCTGAAAAGCAGCGACCTCGGGTTCTGATTTCTCCCTCCTGA